A window of Agrobacterium tumefaciens contains these coding sequences:
- a CDS encoding TRAP transporter large permease subunit: MTMTADANDDVFVLDGELLHSGPVTGSRFMRPIEAIAAVLLATMIGLLLLGVASRYALHLPIVWIDEAASLCFLWFAMLGAAIAIDRSEHLRLTLFLNMFPQRILGYINSLALVLVATFLAAIIKPAIDYAIEEWVVTSAALNIPMTFRAAALPVGACLMLLLVLNNLFRRETIRDIVAAFLTVAAVSGLLYLASPALENLGNLNLAIFLGLFVALFLVVGVPIAFCFGLGTLAYLTFTTWVPTIVMIGRMDEGMSGIILLSVPVFVLLGCVLDATGMGRAIVELLSSMFGHIRAGMSYVLLGSLFLVSGISGSKVSDMATVAPALFPEMKRRGHKPKEMIALLATGAAMADTVPPSIVLIVLGSAAGVSIAGLFTSGFMIAMVLLLVLAVLARWKARHENMEGAKRTPWPLVGKAALIAAPALVLPFLIRSLVGGGVATATEVSTIAVLYAMIIGAVLYGGISFKKLYSMLVETAALSGAILLILGCASAMAWGLTQSGFAFQLTAMITDLPGGWMTYMVVSILIFMILGCVLEGLPAIVLLAPIMFPIARTLGINDIHYSMVVVVAMNIGLMAPPIGIGFYIACKIGNVSPDEAMAAIWPYLAAMVVGLLLIAAIPGLSTILL; encoded by the coding sequence ATGACCATGACTGCAGATGCGAATGACGACGTATTTGTGCTGGATGGTGAGCTGTTGCACAGCGGGCCCGTGACGGGCTCGCGGTTCATGCGACCCATCGAGGCTATCGCCGCAGTACTGCTCGCGACGATGATCGGCCTTCTGCTGCTGGGCGTGGCGTCGCGCTACGCACTCCACCTGCCAATCGTCTGGATCGATGAAGCGGCGTCGCTGTGCTTCTTATGGTTTGCCATGCTGGGTGCGGCAATCGCCATCGATCGCAGCGAGCATCTGCGCCTGACGCTCTTCCTCAACATGTTCCCGCAGCGCATCCTGGGTTACATCAACTCTCTCGCCCTGGTGCTGGTGGCGACATTCCTTGCGGCGATCATCAAGCCTGCCATTGATTATGCCATCGAGGAATGGGTAGTGACGTCGGCGGCGCTGAATATTCCGATGACGTTTCGCGCAGCCGCGCTCCCGGTCGGCGCCTGCCTCATGCTGCTTCTTGTCCTCAACAATCTCTTCCGGCGCGAAACCATTCGCGACATCGTCGCTGCGTTTCTAACGGTTGCCGCCGTTTCTGGCCTGCTCTATCTGGCTTCCCCGGCATTGGAAAACCTTGGCAACCTCAATCTGGCGATCTTCCTCGGCCTGTTCGTCGCGCTGTTTCTGGTCGTTGGCGTGCCGATCGCCTTCTGCTTCGGCCTGGGGACCCTCGCCTACCTTACATTCACCACCTGGGTTCCGACCATTGTCATGATCGGGCGGATGGATGAGGGCATGTCGGGTATCATCCTGCTCTCGGTACCGGTTTTTGTGCTGCTGGGATGCGTTCTTGATGCCACCGGTATGGGCCGGGCAATCGTCGAACTGCTGTCGTCCATGTTCGGCCATATCAGGGCCGGCATGTCCTATGTCCTGCTCGGCTCGCTGTTTCTGGTGTCCGGCATTTCCGGTTCCAAGGTTTCCGATATGGCAACCGTAGCCCCGGCGCTCTTTCCAGAAATGAAGCGTCGAGGCCACAAGCCCAAGGAAATGATCGCACTTCTGGCAACCGGCGCGGCCATGGCCGATACGGTTCCGCCTTCTATCGTGCTGATCGTTCTCGGATCTGCGGCGGGTGTATCCATTGCCGGCCTCTTCACCTCCGGCTTCATGATCGCCATGGTGCTGCTCCTCGTGCTGGCCGTTCTGGCTCGCTGGAAGGCACGCCATGAAAACATGGAGGGTGCGAAGCGCACGCCCTGGCCGCTGGTTGGTAAGGCGGCCCTGATCGCCGCCCCGGCGCTGGTTCTGCCTTTCCTTATCCGCAGCCTTGTCGGCGGCGGTGTGGCGACAGCCACCGAAGTCTCTACCATTGCCGTATTGTACGCCATGATTATCGGCGCAGTGCTCTATGGCGGCATCAGCTTCAAGAAGCTTTATTCGATGCTGGTCGAAACGGCGGCCCTTTCCGGCGCCATCCTGTTGATCCTCGGTTGCGCATCGGCCATGGCATGGGGGCTGACCCAGAGCGGCTTCGCGTTCCAGCTGACCGCGATGATCACCGATCTTCCGGGCGGCTGGATGACTTACATGGTGGTGTCTATCCTGATTTTCATGATCCTCGGCTGTGTGCTCGAAGGGCTTCCCGCAATCGTCCTGCTCGCGCCGATCATGTTCCCGATCGCCCGTACCCTCGGCATCAACGACATCCATTATTCGATGGTGGTGGTGGTTGCCATGAATATCGGCCTGATGGCGCCGCCG
- a CDS encoding MFS transporter: MSNPYSEIFRAPGAKSFSAAGFFARLPIAMAPIGIVAMLSQTHGEYWLAGAVSATFALTNAAVSPQISRLVDRKGQSAVLIPATIISVIAFAFLLAATNQRWPVWTLFLSAFLAAAMPSIPAMMRARWTELFRDRPELNTAFAFESAADELVYIAGASLSVGLAVSLFPEAGMMVSTTFLALGSLAFLLQRSTEPKVRPAESGRAERSAIFQRPVQIITIALVFVGSTFATAEVSAVAITKELGKPEAASLVIGVYAIGSFIVGLVLGALNPKLPLQRQLLIAVSVLALTALPLLVANTSVAILALAVFLSGVAISPIFITSFGLIERRVPESMLTEGVTWVMTGIGIGMALGAFISGWVIDKFGPDNGFWVSVAASLTTVVIVTLGQRSLAGDRESRRSEATPQPAE; encoded by the coding sequence ATGTCCAATCCATACAGCGAAATCTTCCGGGCTCCAGGCGCAAAAAGTTTTTCCGCCGCCGGTTTCTTCGCGCGCCTCCCCATTGCCATGGCCCCGATCGGCATTGTCGCCATGCTGTCTCAAACTCACGGTGAATATTGGCTGGCCGGCGCAGTGTCGGCGACCTTTGCGCTCACAAACGCCGCCGTCTCGCCGCAGATTTCCCGTTTGGTGGATCGCAAGGGACAAAGCGCCGTCCTTATCCCGGCCACTATAATCTCGGTCATCGCCTTTGCCTTCCTCCTTGCCGCAACAAACCAGAGATGGCCGGTTTGGACGCTCTTCCTTTCCGCCTTTCTTGCAGCTGCGATGCCCAGCATTCCGGCGATGATGCGTGCCCGGTGGACGGAACTCTTTCGCGACCGGCCGGAACTCAACACCGCCTTCGCATTTGAATCTGCGGCGGATGAACTTGTCTACATTGCAGGCGCTTCACTCTCGGTCGGCCTAGCGGTTTCGCTATTTCCAGAGGCTGGCATGATGGTCAGCACAACCTTCCTGGCGCTCGGCAGTCTCGCCTTTCTGCTGCAAAGGTCCACCGAGCCAAAAGTGCGGCCGGCGGAAAGCGGTCGCGCGGAACGGTCAGCCATATTCCAGCGGCCGGTCCAGATCATTACAATTGCGCTTGTTTTCGTCGGCTCCACATTTGCAACGGCCGAGGTAAGCGCGGTTGCAATCACCAAGGAATTGGGCAAGCCGGAAGCTGCCAGCCTCGTTATCGGCGTTTATGCGATCGGGTCCTTCATTGTTGGTCTTGTTCTCGGCGCGCTCAATCCCAAACTGCCACTGCAACGGCAGTTGCTGATCGCCGTTAGCGTGCTTGCGCTCACAGCCCTGCCGTTACTCGTTGCCAACACTTCCGTTGCTATTCTGGCATTGGCCGTCTTCCTCAGCGGCGTTGCTATATCCCCGATCTTCATAACGTCATTTGGTCTCATTGAACGGCGCGTGCCCGAATCGATGCTGACGGAGGGCGTGACCTGGGTGATGACCGGGATTGGCATCGGCATGGCCCTGGGCGCCTTCATCTCCGGCTGGGTGATCGATAAATTTGGGCCTGACAACGGTTTCTGGGTGTCGGTGGCTGCAAGCCTGACAACGGTGGTGATCGTCACGCTCGGTCAGCGCAGCCTCGCCGGGGACCGCGAAAGCCGCAGGTCAGAGGCCACACCACAACCGGCCGAATAA
- a CDS encoding TetR/AcrR family transcriptional regulator, which translates to MRKPRTEMIAETRTKLLAAGRKAFGNLGYAEASMDDFTADAGLTRGALYHHFGDKKGLLSAVVAEIDAEMTKRLCEISSKASSRWEGFVEENLGYVRMALEPEIQRIMFRDGPAVLGDPSRWPNANGCISAVARSLAALHEEGTIGDIDPEACARFINAASSSAAQWIANSDDPEATSKRAIDSFRALLEGLRLRKV; encoded by the coding sequence ATGCGCAAACCCCGCACCGAAATGATCGCCGAGACGCGGACAAAGCTGCTGGCTGCCGGTCGCAAGGCCTTTGGCAACTTGGGCTATGCGGAAGCATCCATGGACGATTTCACGGCGGATGCCGGTCTGACGCGCGGTGCGCTCTATCATCATTTCGGCGACAAAAAGGGTCTCCTGTCGGCAGTCGTGGCCGAAATCGACGCGGAAATGACGAAGAGGCTCTGTGAGATTTCCTCAAAGGCCAGCTCCCGCTGGGAGGGCTTTGTCGAAGAAAATCTCGGTTATGTGCGCATGGCTCTCGAACCGGAGATACAGCGGATCATGTTTCGCGACGGCCCTGCGGTGCTTGGTGATCCTTCGCGCTGGCCTAACGCCAATGGCTGCATTTCCGCCGTCGCCCGGAGCCTCGCGGCACTTCACGAAGAAGGCACTATCGGCGATATCGATCCCGAGGCCTGCGCCCGCTTCATCAATGCGGCAAGCAGCAGCGCTGCGCAGTGGATCGCTAATTCCGATGACCCCGAAGCAACGTCGAAACGGGCGATCGATAGTTTCAGGGCCCTTCTGGAAGGGTTGCGGCTCAGAAAAGTTTGA
- a CDS encoding NAD(P)-dependent alcohol dehydrogenase, with protein MKALVLEEKGKLSLRDFDIPGGAGSGELGPKDVRIRTHTVGICGSDVHYYTHGKIGHFVVNAPMVLGHEASGTVIETGSDVTHLKAGDRVCMEPGIPDATSRASKLGIYNVDPAVRFWATPPIHGCLTPEIVHPAAFTYKLPDNVSFAEGAMVEPFAIGMQAALRARIQPGDIAVVTGAGPIGMMVALAALAGGCSKVIVADLAQPKLDIIAAYDGIETVNIRERNLAEAVSAATDGWGCDIVFECSGAAPAILGVATLARPGGAVVLVGMPVDPVPVDIVGLQAKELRVETVFRYANVYDRAVALIASGKVDLKPLISATIPFEDSIAGFDRAVEARETDVKLQIVMPQ; from the coding sequence ATGAAGGCACTGGTGCTGGAAGAAAAAGGCAAGCTGTCGCTCAGGGACTTTGATATTCCCGGTGGGGCCGGTTCAGGTGAGCTCGGACCGAAGGATGTGCGCATTCGCACCCACACGGTCGGTATCTGCGGCTCTGACGTCCATTATTATACCCATGGCAAAATCGGCCATTTCGTCGTCAACGCGCCCATGGTGCTCGGCCATGAAGCGTCCGGTACGGTGATCGAAACCGGTTCCGACGTCACCCATCTCAAGGCGGGTGACCGTGTCTGCATGGAGCCGGGTATTCCCGATGCCACATCGCGGGCATCGAAGCTTGGCATCTATAATGTCGATCCTGCCGTTCGCTTCTGGGCGACGCCGCCGATCCACGGTTGCCTGACACCGGAAATCGTTCACCCTGCGGCATTCACGTACAAGCTGCCGGACAACGTTTCCTTTGCCGAAGGCGCGATGGTCGAACCCTTCGCCATCGGTATGCAGGCGGCGCTGCGGGCACGCATTCAGCCAGGTGATATCGCCGTTGTCACGGGCGCAGGTCCGATCGGCATGATGGTGGCGCTGGCAGCGCTTGCCGGCGGTTGCTCCAAGGTCATCGTAGCCGACCTCGCTCAGCCGAAGCTGGATATCATCGCCGCCTATGACGGCATCGAGACCGTCAACATCCGCGAGCGAAACCTCGCCGAAGCAGTTTCGGCTGCGACGGACGGTTGGGGCTGCGACATCGTCTTTGAATGCTCCGGGGCAGCGCCAGCCATTCTTGGCGTTGCCACCCTGGCTCGACCGGGCGGCGCCGTCGTGCTCGTTGGCATGCCGGTCGATCCGGTTCCGGTCGACATTGTCGGCCTTCAGGCCAAGGAACTGCGGGTGGAGACGGTATTCCGTTATGCCAATGTCTATGACCGCGCCGTAGCGCTCATCGCCTCCGGCAAGGTCGACCTGAAGCCGCTAATTTCGGCCACCATTCCCTTCGAAGACAGCATTGCCGGTTTCGACCGCGCGGTGGAAGCGCGCGAAACGGATGTGAAACTGCAGATCGTGATGCCGCAATAA
- a CDS encoding AraC family transcriptional regulator: MQPDLELVHIRKGESFAAWRHGYPFRTVRWHYHPEYEIHLVVATSGTFYIGDFVGRFSPGQLIMTGPNLPQNWISEIEPDEIVPTRSLVIQFPESFIEDACASMSEMEVVRALLDRSRRGILFDDETSDRVRPLILRLIEAQGLKRLALFWEILDLLVNAPTSEVLASLSYELDLTGIGDSGINRALSHLREHLTEQVEEIDLADMVGQSPSAFSRAFKRHTGTTLVRYRNQLRIDLACQMLLADQDVKVAEVCYDVGFSNLSNFNRHFLKLKGMSPSRFRTIFAAQKAAVMAE; this comes from the coding sequence ATGCAGCCCGATCTGGAACTGGTGCACATCCGCAAGGGCGAATCTTTCGCTGCCTGGCGGCATGGCTATCCGTTCCGTACCGTCCGCTGGCATTATCATCCCGAGTATGAAATTCATCTCGTCGTCGCGACGTCAGGCACCTTCTATATCGGTGATTTCGTCGGCCGTTTCAGCCCCGGTCAGCTCATCATGACCGGCCCCAATCTCCCCCAGAACTGGATCAGCGAGATCGAGCCGGACGAAATCGTTCCGACACGTTCCCTCGTGATCCAGTTTCCGGAGAGCTTTATCGAGGATGCCTGCGCCTCCATGTCCGAAATGGAAGTGGTGCGCGCGCTGCTGGACCGTAGCCGCCGCGGTATTCTGTTTGATGATGAGACCAGCGATCGCGTTCGTCCGCTGATCCTTCGGCTTATCGAGGCGCAGGGGCTGAAGCGTCTGGCGCTTTTCTGGGAAATTCTCGATCTCTTGGTCAATGCGCCGACATCTGAGGTGCTGGCAAGCCTTAGCTACGAGCTTGATCTGACGGGCATCGGCGATAGCGGTATCAACCGCGCTTTGTCGCATCTGCGCGAACATCTGACCGAGCAGGTTGAAGAGATCGATCTGGCTGACATGGTCGGCCAAAGCCCGAGCGCCTTTTCCCGCGCCTTCAAGCGCCATACGGGTACGACGCTGGTGCGGTATCGCAATCAGTTACGCATTGATCTCGCCTGTCAGATGCTTTTGGCGGATCAGGACGTGAAGGTGGCGGAGGTCTGCTACGATGTTGGCTTCTCCAACCTTTCCAATTTCAACCGGCATTTCCTCAAACTCAAGGGAATGTCACCGTCGAGGTTCCGAACCATTTTTGCGGCCCAGAAGGCAGCTGTGATGGCGGAGTAA
- a CDS encoding ABC transporter substrate-binding protein, with translation MKMKSKFLMATAAIAMMAAPALAQEKLKIGMTFQELNNPYFVSMQEALKEAAASIGADVVVTDAGHDVAKQISDVEDMLQQKIDILLLNPTDSAGIEAAVHAAKAAGVIVVAVDANANGPVDTFVGSKNRDAGYKSCKHLGDALGGKGEVAILDGIPVVPILQRVEGCKAALAEFPEIKLVDTQNGRQDRSVALGVVENMIQSRPNLAGIFSVNDGGAMGALAAIQGSGKDIKLTSVDGAPEAVKAIAEGGPFIETTAQFPRDQVRVGLAMALAQKWGARVVPKEVPIDVMVVDSKNAGEFSW, from the coding sequence ATGAAAATGAAATCCAAGTTTCTGATGGCGACAGCCGCAATTGCAATGATGGCCGCTCCGGCGCTAGCGCAGGAAAAGCTGAAGATCGGCATGACCTTCCAGGAGCTGAACAACCCCTATTTCGTGTCGATGCAGGAAGCGCTGAAGGAAGCCGCAGCAAGCATTGGCGCTGACGTTGTCGTGACCGATGCCGGCCACGATGTGGCCAAGCAGATCTCTGACGTTGAAGACATGCTGCAGCAGAAGATCGACATTCTGCTTCTCAACCCGACTGACAGCGCCGGCATCGAAGCCGCCGTTCACGCTGCCAAGGCTGCCGGCGTAATCGTCGTTGCTGTTGACGCCAACGCCAACGGCCCGGTCGATACCTTCGTCGGCTCGAAGAACCGTGACGCGGGCTACAAATCGTGCAAGCATCTCGGTGACGCGCTCGGCGGCAAGGGTGAAGTCGCGATCCTCGACGGTATCCCGGTCGTGCCGATCCTTCAGCGCGTCGAAGGTTGCAAGGCCGCACTCGCCGAATTCCCCGAGATCAAGCTGGTCGATACGCAGAACGGCCGTCAGGACCGCTCCGTTGCTCTCGGCGTCGTTGAAAACATGATCCAGTCGCGTCCGAACCTCGCCGGTATCTTCTCGGTGAATGACGGCGGTGCGATGGGCGCTCTGGCTGCGATCCAGGGCTCCGGCAAGGACATCAAGCTGACCTCGGTAGACGGTGCTCCGGAAGCTGTGAAGGCGATTGCCGAGGGTGGTCCTTTCATCGAAACCACCGCGCAGTTCCCGCGTGACCAGGTTCGTGTCGGCCTTGCCATGGCGCTCGCCCAGAAGTGGGGCGCTCGCGTCGTGCCGAAGGAAGTCCCGATCGACGTTATGGTCGTCGACAGCAAGAACGCCGGCGAGTTCAGCTGGTAA
- a CDS encoding sugar ABC transporter ATP-binding protein translates to MLELNGIRKSFGKIEVLRGVDLEARAGEVHALLGENGAGKSTLMKILCGILQPSEGTIRIDGKDRRFANYDEAIAAGVGIVFQEFSLIPYLNAVENMFLAREIRGPLRLLNKGAMRKRAAEIMSRLAVDVPLDVPVHRLSVAQQQFVEIAKALSLDARILVLDEPTATLTPSETEHLFKVMRELRRQGVAIIFISHHLEEIFEICDRITVLRDGELIGSCLTSEVDNDRLVEMMVGRRIEASFPPKPQLDPSAAKVIEVEELQLKKGGPVSRFELRKGEILGFAGLVGSGRTETVLAMLGAHSASRRKIKLDGVETRFSGPDDALMRGIGLLPESRKEEGLITSFSILQNISLNNYGKYRKAHWFLDLKKELEYTTKAMAQVQVKAQGPYARVDTLSGGNQQKIVIARWLNHDMRVLIFDEPTRGIDVGAKAEIYSLMREFAAKGYSIIMISSELPEVIGMSDRVCVFRSGGIVATVEGDDINSETIMTNATTGRVEHVA, encoded by the coding sequence ATGCTGGAACTGAATGGAATAAGAAAAAGCTTTGGCAAGATCGAAGTCCTGCGTGGCGTCGACCTTGAGGCGCGCGCCGGTGAGGTGCATGCGCTTCTGGGCGAAAACGGCGCCGGCAAATCGACGCTGATGAAAATCCTGTGCGGCATTTTGCAGCCATCCGAAGGAACGATCCGCATTGACGGCAAGGATCGCCGCTTCGCCAATTATGATGAGGCGATTGCCGCCGGTGTCGGCATCGTGTTTCAGGAATTCAGCCTGATCCCCTATCTCAACGCCGTCGAAAACATGTTCCTTGCTCGCGAAATCCGCGGGCCGCTGCGCCTTCTGAACAAGGGCGCGATGCGCAAGCGCGCAGCAGAAATCATGAGCCGGCTGGCTGTGGATGTGCCGCTCGACGTGCCGGTGCATCGGCTATCTGTCGCCCAGCAGCAGTTCGTGGAAATCGCCAAGGCGCTGTCGCTTGATGCCCGCATTCTCGTGCTCGACGAGCCGACCGCCACGCTGACGCCTTCCGAGACCGAACATCTGTTCAAGGTCATGCGTGAGTTGCGCCGTCAGGGCGTGGCAATCATCTTCATTTCGCACCACCTCGAAGAAATATTCGAGATTTGCGACCGCATCACCGTCCTGCGCGATGGCGAGCTGATCGGCTCGTGCCTGACCTCGGAGGTCGATAATGACCGGCTGGTGGAGATGATGGTCGGCCGGCGCATCGAGGCCAGCTTCCCGCCCAAGCCGCAGCTCGATCCTTCTGCCGCAAAGGTGATTGAAGTCGAAGAGCTGCAATTGAAAAAGGGCGGCCCTGTCTCGCGCTTTGAGCTGCGCAAGGGCGAAATTCTTGGTTTTGCCGGGCTTGTCGGCTCGGGCCGTACGGAAACTGTTCTCGCCATGCTCGGGGCGCATTCAGCCTCGCGTCGCAAGATCAAGCTCGATGGTGTGGAGACGCGTTTTTCCGGCCCCGATGATGCGCTGATGCGCGGCATTGGCCTGCTGCCTGAGAGCCGCAAGGAGGAGGGACTGATCACCAGCTTCTCCATCCTGCAGAATATCTCGCTGAACAACTACGGCAAATACCGCAAGGCGCACTGGTTCCTCGATCTCAAGAAGGAACTGGAGTACACGACGAAAGCAATGGCGCAAGTGCAGGTGAAGGCCCAAGGGCCTTATGCCCGTGTCGATACCCTGTCCGGCGGTAACCAGCAAAAGATCGTCATTGCCCGCTGGCTGAACCACGATATGCGCGTGCTGATCTTCGATGAGCCGACACGCGGCATCGATGTGGGTGCTAAGGCGGAAATCTATTCGCTAATGCGCGAATTCGCCGCCAAGGGTTACTCGATCATCATGATCTCCTCGGAGCTGCCGGAAGTGATCGGCATGTCCGACAGGGTCTGCGTCTTCCGCTCCGGCGGCATCGTCGCCACGGTCGAGGGAGACGACATCAATTCAGAAACAATAATGACAAACGCCACCACCGGGAGAGTTGAACATGTCGCTTGA
- a CDS encoding ABC transporter permease, protein MSLDANTGTAAKTGGFSLSAMLRSPLALPLAGLIVVSILMGLASDNFFSVNNIMNVLRQVSVVGILAVGMTFVILTGGIDLSVGAVMALIGTLSAGLMVNTGLSPAIALPAGLFIGLGIGIFNGALVAWGKMPAIIVTLATMGMARGLGLIYSGGYPVSGIPSWISWFGVGRIGVVPVPVVIMVVIYGIAWVLLQRTAFGRHVYALGGNELAARLSGVKTQRVKLAVYGISGVTAAFAALILTGRLMSGQPNAGVGFELDAIAAVVLGGTAIAGGRGLILGTLIGAVLLGILNNGLNLMGINPYLQDVIKGGIILLAIYIGREWR, encoded by the coding sequence ATGTCGCTTGATGCAAACACCGGCACTGCCGCGAAAACCGGCGGTTTCAGTCTCAGTGCCATGCTGCGCTCACCGCTTGCCCTGCCGCTGGCGGGTCTGATTGTTGTATCCATCCTCATGGGGCTTGCGAGCGACAATTTCTTCAGCGTCAACAACATCATGAACGTCCTGCGGCAGGTTTCCGTCGTCGGCATTCTCGCCGTTGGCATGACCTTCGTCATCCTCACCGGCGGCATTGACCTGTCGGTCGGGGCTGTCATGGCGCTTATCGGCACGCTGTCTGCCGGCCTCATGGTGAACACTGGCCTCTCGCCCGCAATTGCGCTGCCGGCCGGCCTGTTCATCGGTCTGGGCATCGGCATTTTTAACGGGGCGCTTGTCGCCTGGGGCAAGATGCCGGCGATCATTGTCACGCTCGCCACCATGGGCATGGCGCGTGGCCTCGGCCTCATCTATTCCGGCGGCTACCCCGTCAGCGGCATTCCGAGCTGGATTTCCTGGTTCGGTGTCGGCCGTATCGGTGTGGTTCCCGTCCCTGTCGTCATCATGGTGGTGATCTACGGCATTGCCTGGGTACTATTGCAGCGGACCGCATTCGGCCGCCACGTCTATGCCCTCGGCGGAAACGAGTTGGCGGCCCGACTTTCTGGCGTGAAGACCCAGCGCGTCAAGCTTGCCGTCTATGGCATCTCCGGCGTCACGGCAGCTTTCGCCGCGCTGATCCTCACCGGTCGCCTTATGAGTGGCCAGCCCAATGCAGGCGTCGGCTTCGAACTGGATGCAATCGCGGCCGTCGTTCTTGGCGGCACGGCGATTGCCGGCGGCAGAGGTCTCATTCTCGGCACGCTCATCGGCGCGGTGCTGCTGGGCATTTTGAACAACGGCCTCAACCTGATGGGCATCAACCCCTATCTGCAGGATGTCATCAAGGGCGGCATCATCCTGCTGGCCATCTATATCGGGCGCGAATGGCGCTGA
- a CDS encoding SDR family oxidoreductase, with protein MSESLQGKIAVITGAASGIGLATTEALLEQGATVVMVDWNEKALNDLVAKLGDRAIPQVTNLLDADSCNAMIPEILKKVDHIDILYCNAGTYIGGDLTETTPEAIDKMLNLNVNAVMKNVHAVVPHMSERKTGDIIVTCSIAGHFPTYWEPVYSGSKWAITSFVQGMRRQMIPHGVRVAQVSPGPVVSALLADWPEENLRKAKESGSLIDASEVADAVVYMLTRKRTVTIRDMLVLPTNFDRV; from the coding sequence ATGTCTGAATCGCTGCAAGGCAAGATTGCGGTCATCACTGGCGCCGCATCCGGCATCGGGCTTGCCACCACAGAAGCGCTCTTGGAACAGGGTGCGACCGTGGTCATGGTCGACTGGAACGAGAAGGCCCTGAATGATCTGGTCGCCAAGCTCGGCGACCGCGCCATCCCGCAGGTCACCAATCTGCTCGATGCCGACAGCTGCAACGCGATGATCCCTGAGATCCTCAAGAAGGTCGATCATATCGACATTCTCTATTGCAACGCCGGCACCTATATTGGCGGCGATCTCACCGAAACGACCCCTGAAGCCATCGATAAGATGCTCAATCTCAACGTCAACGCCGTCATGAAGAATGTTCATGCCGTCGTGCCGCATATGTCCGAGCGCAAGACCGGCGATATCATCGTCACCTGCTCGATTGCCGGCCACTTCCCGACCTATTGGGAGCCGGTTTACTCCGGCTCGAAATGGGCGATCACCAGCTTCGTACAGGGCATGCGTCGCCAGATGATCCCCCACGGCGTGCGCGTTGCGCAGGTGTCCCCCGGCCCGGTCGTTTCCGCACTTCTTGCCGACTGGCCGGAGGAAAACCTCCGCAAGGCCAAGGAATCGGGCAGCCTCATCGATGCGAGCGAAGTGGCCGATGCCGTCGTCTACATGCTGACGCGCAAGCGCACCGTCACCATTCGCGACATGCTGGTCTTGCCGACCAACTTCGACCGCGTCTAA